The following is a genomic window from Mycobacterium parmense.
CTTGGCACCGAACAGCAAAACCACCACGACAGCGAGGATCGCCCAGTGCCACGGACTAAGACTGCCCACTTTGATTACCTCCAGACGTCCACCTGATGCTACCGCAGCTCAGCCGCTTGCCGGTGAGCCCGCGCCGCGCCGTGGCGGACACCGGTGGTATCACGCCTGGTAGGCCGCCACGGCGGCCGCCGCGGCCTCGCGCACCCGCTCGGCCAGCGACTCCGGTTCCAGCACCCGCACGGCCGACCCGAATCCCAGCACCAGCCGGGTCATCCAGTCGGCGGAGGCGTAGGTCATGACGGCCTCGCACGATCCGTCGGGCAGCTCGCGCACTTCCCGCATGGGGTAGTACTCGAACATCCACGACGCCGACGGCGCCACCAGCAGCTTGGCCGACGGCAGCGCCGGGTCGCCGTCGAACAGCGACGTGTCCGGCGGCGCCGTCAGCGCGACGGCCGGCGGGGCGGCCGGTTCACCGAGTTCGCGGGCGTCCACGATCCGGTCGAAACGGAACAGGCGGACCCCGTCGGACTCGCGCGACCAGGCCTCCAGGTAGCTGTGACCGCCGATCAGCAGCACCCGGATGGGGTCGACGACCCGGCTGGTCAGGGCGTCGCGGGACGCGGAGTAGTAGTCGATGGACAGCGCGCGCTGGTGCTGCACCGCCGCCCGCACGGCGGCCGCGGCGGGGCTCTCGGCCGGGGCGGGCTCGTCCGCGGCGGCCGCCGACGCGGTGGCTTCCCGCCCGACGGCGCCCGCGGCCGCCTCGATCTTGGCGATCGCGCTGCGCGCGGCTTGCGGGTCGACCACGCCCGGGATGTCGGCCAGCGCCCGCAGCGCAACCAGCAGGCCGGTGGCCTCCGGGGAGGTGAGCTTGAGCGGCCGGTCGATGCCGGCGGAGAACGTGACCTTGATGGTGTCGCCGGAGAACTCGAAGTCGATGAGGTCGCCCGGGTAGTAGCCGGGAAGGCCGCACAACCACAGCTGGTTGAGGTCCTCCTCGAGTTGCTTGACCGACACGCCAAGGTCGGCCGCGGCCTCGGCCCGGGTGATCCGCGGGTTGGCCTGGAAATACGGCACCATGTTCAGCAGCCGGATCAACCGGGTGGACACGGGAGTCACGAGCGGACCTCGTCCGCGAGCCCCACGCCCGCCTGGGCGCGCAGCCTCGTCAGGACGTCGTCGCGCAGCGACTGCGGTTCCAGCACGACGGCGTCGGCGCCGCAGCCGGCGATGTCGCGCGCGAGTTGGTCGGTGGAGGTGACGTCGAGTTCGATCACCTCGCCGGCGCGGCCGCCCAGCTGCCGGGCCGTCACCGTCCGGGCGGCGCGTCGCAGCGCGGTGGCGCGCCCGTCGGCAACCCACACCCGGGCCTGCCCGCCCGCCGGCAGTTCGCTCACCTTCTGAGCGACGATGCCGGGAAGGTCCGCGTCGGCCGGGACGGTGACCGCGCCGGGCGGACCGATGGGCGTCACCTCCGGACCGATCCGGGAGAGGCGGAACACGCGGATGTCGTCGCGGTCACGATCGTGGCCGACGAGATACCAACGGCCCTTCTGGGTGACCACGCCCCACGGCTCGACGGTGCGGGTGCTGTATGGCTCGGCGCGCGACGGGCGGTGCGGGAACTGCACGGCCTGGCGAGAATCGATGGCCGCCAACAGGATTCCGAGCACGTCCTCGGAACCGCGCAGGCCCGGGACACCCGCCGGGGAGGCGATGGCCACGGGCGCGCCGATCTCCGAGGGGTCGACGTCGACGCCGGCGGCGCGCAGTTTGAGCAAGGCGCCCTGGGTGGCGGTGATCAACTCGGGGGACTCCCACAGCTGCGTCGCGACGGCCACCGCGGCCGCCTCGTCGGGGGTCAGTTCGACCGGCGGCAGGGCGTAGGCGTCGCGGTTGATCCGGTAGCCCTCGGCCGGGTCCGATGCCGACGCCCTGCCGACCTCGAGCGGGATGCCGAGGTCACGCAGTTCGTTCTTGTCGCGCTCGAACATGCGCGAAAACGCCTCGGCGCTGGGGCTGTCGGCATACCCCGCCACGGTCGACCGAATCTTCTCCGCCGTGATGTAGCCGCGCGTGGACAGGAGGGCGATGACCAGGTTGACCAGCCGCTCGACTTTCGAGGTCGCCATTCGCACCAGGTTAGGCGATGCGCCCGGCGCTTCGCGTGCACCGCCGCACCGCGTCGGAGGAGACCACCGACTCTGGAACCCGCAAGAGCCCCGGCGCCGTCTCGACGGTCCGGCTACATGCTGGCGATCAGGCGCTTGACCCGCTCGTCGACCGCCCGGAACGGGTCTTTGCACAAAACCGTGCGCTGCGCCTGGTCGTTGAGCTTGAGGTGCACCCAGTCGACGGTGAAATCGCGCCCGGCCGCCTGCGCGGCGCTGATGAACTCGCCGCGCAGCCTGGCCCGGGTGGTCTGCGGCGGATGGTCGACCGCCTCGGTGATCTCCTCGTCGGTGGTGACCCGCGACGCGAGACCCTTGCGCTGCAGCAGGTCGAAGACACCACGGCCGCGCTTGATGTCGTGGTAGGCCAGGTCCAGCTGGGCGATCTTGGGGTCGGACAACTCCATGTTGTAGCGGTCCTGATAGCGCTGGAACAACTTGCGCTTGATGACCCAGTCGATCTCCGTGTCGACCTTGGCGAAGTCCTGGCTCTCGACCGCGTCCAGCTGACGCCCCCACAGGTCGACGACCTGCTCGATCTGTGCGTTCGGCTCACGGGTTTGCAGGTGCTCGACCGCGCGGCTGTAGTACTCCCGCTGGATGTCCAGCGCGCTGGCCTGACGCCCGCCGGCCAGGCGCACCGGCCGGCGACCGGTGACGTCGTGGCTGACCTCGCGGATGGCGCGGATCGGGTTGTCCAGGGAGAAGTCGCGAAACGGCACCCCGGCCTCGATCATCTCCAGCACGAGCGACGCGGTGCCCACCTTGAGCATCGTGGTGGTCTCGCACATGTTGGAGTCGCCGACGATGACGTGCAGGCGCCGGTATTTCTCGGCGTCGGCGTGCGGCTCGTCGCGGGTGTTGATGATCGGCCGGCTCCGGGTGGTGGCCGAGGAGACGCCCTCCCAGATGTGCTCGGCGCGCTGGGACAGGCAGAACGTCGCGGCCTTCGGCGTCTGCAGCACCTTGCCGGCTCCGCAGATCAGTTGCCGGGTGACCAGAAACGGCAGCAGCACATCGGAGATCCGGGAGAACTCGCCGGCGCGCACTATCAGGTAATTCTCGTGGCAGCCGTACGAGTTGCCCGCGGAGTCGGTGTTGTTCTTGAACAGGTAGATGTCGCCGCCGATGCCCTCGTCGGCGAGCCGCTGCTCGGCGTCGACGAGGAGGTCTTCCAGCACCCATTCGCCGGCACGGTCGTGGGTGACCAGCTGCACCAGGCTGTCGCATTCGGCGGTCGCGTATTCGGGGTGGCTGCCCACGTCGAGGTAGAGGCGCGCCCCGTTGCGGAGGAAGACGTTGGAGCTGCGGCCCCAGGACACGACCCGACGGAACAGGTAGCGGGCCACCTCGTCGGGGCTCAGCCGCCGATGACCGTGGAACGTGCAGGTGACACCGAACTCGGTCTCGATGCCCATGATTCGTCGCTGCACCTAATCGAGGGTACTGGTTGTGCGACCGTCACGGTGAGCAAGCCGCGCCTACAGATGCGGATTCGATTACGGCGGCCCTTTTCCGGGCCGCGCGTGGCGCCGCCGGCGACGGGTTGAGAAAGCCGCCCAGCAAACCGGTTGGTTCCTTTGAAGCGAACTCCGCGGCGTCTTCGGCGCGCCGGCTAGTCTGCGGACTCGCCGTGCGACTCGGTCGCCTCGCCGTTGGACTCGGCGCCGTTGGAACCGTGCTCCTCCAGGAGGTTCTCCAGCTGGGCGCGGGTGATCCGCCGGAACGCCCGCCGTGGCCGATTGGCATCCAGGATGGCCACCTCGAGGCTGGCCACGTCGGGAGACGGCTGGTCGCCGTTCGAGGTCTCGGCACCGCCGGCTCGCAACGCCTTCACCGCGATCTGGACCGCTTCGCGCAGGTCGGCGTTCTCGGCGTAGGACTCCTTGAGCGCCGTCGCGATCGGTTCGGTGGTACCGCCCATCACCACGAAATGCGGCTCGTCGGCGATCGACCCGTCGTACAGGACCCGGTAGAGCTCCGGCGGTCTGGTCTCCCCGTAGTGGGCGACCTCGGCGACGCACAGTTCGACCTCGTACGGCTTGGCCTGCTCGGTGAAGATGCTGCCGAGCGTCTGCGCATAGACGTACGCCAGCTGACGACCCGTGACGTCGCGGCGGTCGTAGGCGTAGCCGCGCGTGTCGGCGAACTGAATGCCGCCGCGGCGCAGATTGTCGAACTCGTTGAACTTGCCCGCGGCCGCAAAGCCCACACGATCGTAGAGCTCGCTGATCTTCTGCAAAGAGCGCGAGGGGTTTTCGGCCACGAATAGCACACCACCGGCGTAGGCCAGCGCCACCACGCTTCGGCCCCGGGCGATGCCCTTGCGCGCGAGCTCGCTGCGCTCGCGCATCGCCTGCTCGGGCGAAATGAAATACGGAAAGCTCACTTCTCACCGCCGTCGGGGCCGAATGTATCTGCGCGCGAACGGCTTTGGATGACCTCGCGAGCCAGTTCGGCGATGCGGCTCTCCGGCACGTCGGCCGCGCCCTCGGCCCCGATCGTCACCGCCGTGGGATAGATCCCGCGCACCAGATCCGGTCCGCCCGTGGCAGAGTCGTCGTCCGCGGCGTCGTAGAGCGCCTCCACCGCCACGCGCACCGCGGAGTCGGCGTCGACGACTTGCGAGTACAGCTTCTTCATCGAAGATTTGGCGAATATCGAGCCCGAGCCCACCGACTGGTAGCCCTCTTCTTCCAGGTTCCAGCCGCCGGCGGCGTCGAACGAGACGATGCGGCCCGCGCTTTCGGGGTTCGGCGCGTGAATGTCGTAGCCCGCCAGCAGCGGCAGCGCCACCAGGCCCTGCATTGCCGCCGCCAGATTTCCGCGCACCATGATGGCGAGCCGGTTGACCTTGCCCGCGAAGGTGAGGGGCACGCCTTCGAGCTTCTCGTAATGCTCGAGTTCGACCGCGTACAGGCGGGCGAACTCGACGGCGATCGCGGCGGTGCCGGCGATGCCGGTCGCGGTGTAGTCGTCGGTGATGTAGACCTTCTTCACGTCGCGCCCGGCGATCATGTTGCCCTGCGTCGAACGCCGGTCACCGGCGAGGACGACGCCGCCCGGGTACTTCAGCGCAACGATGGTGGTGCCGTGGGGCAACTGCCCGCCGGCACTGACCGACTGCGCCGCCTGCGTGCCGCCGAAGCTTGCCGGCAGCAACTCCGGCGCCTGACGGCGCAGGAAGTCAGCAAACGACGACAGGTCTACGGCCGGGGATGGCGGAAGTGCGGAATGGTTGGACAGGCGATCAGAGAACGGCCAGGTCACTGTCCGCCCTTTTGGACGTACGCGCGGACGAAGTCCTCGGCGTTCTCCTCAAGGACGTCGTCGATCTCGTCGAGCAGGTCGTCGGTGTCTTCAGCTAACTTCTCGCGGCGTTCCTGGCCCGCGGCCGTGCTGGCGCCGAGGTCGTCTTCGCCGTCACCACCACCGCCACGCTTGGTCTGCTCCTGAGCCATCGCCGCCTCCTGCTTGGTCTGGACTTAATCAACGGCTTGTTTGGTTCCTGAGCCACATTGCCCGTCGATCTTTGTCTAGCCTACCGGTCAACCCCGACGTTCCCCCGCCCAACCGGCTTCTAGCTGGTGAGCTGCTCCACGAGTTCGGCGGCGCTGTCGACCGAGTCCAGCAGCGCGCCGACGTGCGCCTTGCTGCCCCGCAGCGGCTCGAGCGTCGGGATCCGCACCAGCGAATCGCCACCGAGGTCGAAAATCACCGAGTCCCAGCTGGCCGCGGCGATGTCCGCGCCGAACCGGCGCAGGCATTCACCGCGGAAGTATGCGCGGGTGTCCGTGGGCGGCTTGTCCACCGCCTCGATCACCTGATGCTCGCTGACCAGACGCTTCATCGAGCCACGCGCCACCAGCCGGTTGTAGAGGCCCTTGTCGAGCCGGACGTCGGAATACTGCAGGTCCACCAGGTGCAACCGCGGTGCCGACCAGTTGAGGTTCTCCCGCTGCCGGAAGCCTTCGAGCAGTCGCAGCTTCGCGGGCCAGTCCAGCAGCTCGGCGCATTCCATCGGGTCACGCTCGAGTTGGTCGAGCACGTGCGCCCAGGTCTCGACGACGTCGGCCGCCCGCGGATCCGGGTCGCGGCTGTCCACCAGCTTCGCCACCCGATCGAGGTAGAGCCGTTGCAGCGCAAGACCGGTCAGCTCGCGACCGTCGGCCAGCGCGACGGCGACGCGCAGCGATGGGTCGCGGCTGATCGCGTGCACGGCGTGCACCGGCCGGGCCAGCACCAGGTCGCTCAGGTCGATCCCGTGGGCCGGGCCCTCCTCGATCAGGTCCAGCACCAGCGCGGTGGTGCCCAGCTTCAGGTAGGTGGAGGTCTCGGCGAGATTGGCGTCGCCGATGATCACGTGCAGCCGCCGGTAGCGGTCGGCGTCGGCGTGCGGCTCGTCGCGGGTGTTGATGATGCCGCGTTTGAGCGTCGTCTCGAGGCCGACCTCGACCTCGATGTAGTCGGAGCGCTGCGACAACTGGAAGCCCGGCTCGTCACCGGAGGGGCCGATGCCGACACGTCCTGATCCGGTGACCACCTGACGGGAGACGAGGAAAGGGGTCAGGCCGGCGATGATGGCCGAGAACGGTGTCTGCCGAGACATCAGGTAGTTCTCGTGCGAGCCGTACGAGGCGCCCTTGCCGTCGACATTGTTCTTGTAGAGCTGCAGTTTGGCCGCGCCGGGCACGCTGGCGACGTGTCGGGCGGCGGCCTCCATGACGCGCTCGCCGGCCTTGTCCCAGATCACCGCGTCCAGCGGGTCGGTGCACTCGGGCGCCGAGTACTCGGGATGCGCGTGGTCGACGTAGAGCCGTGCCCCGTTGGTGAGGATCATGTTGGCCGCGCCGACCTCGTCGGCGTCGACCACCGGCGGCGGCCCGGCCGAGCGGCTCAGGTCGAAGCCGCGGGCGTCGCGCAGCGGTGACTCAACCTCGTAGTCCCAGCGGGTGCGCTTCGCGCGCTGGATGCCGGCGGCGGCCGCGTAGGCCAGTACCGCCTGCGTCGAAGTGAGGATCGGGTTGGCGGTCGGGTCCGACGGCGACGAGATGCCGTACTCGACCTCCGTCCCGATAATCCGTTGCATCCCTTCAGCCTAGGCCCGTCGACGAAGCGGCCCGCCACGCGGGGCGCGAAGGAGACGGGCAATCGGCTTAGGCCCGTCGACGAAGCGGCCCGCCAGGCGGGGCGCGAAGGAGACGGCCAATCGGCTACGGCCGCCGGCCCCAGCGAGCTCCTGCTCGACGGTCCCCGCATGGCCGCGTGTGCGGTTGACGGCGTGGACCGCAGTGACTAACTTCACCGTGTGTCCGCCCCCGAATCCCAGCCAGTGGTCCACCAGCAAACAAGCGACCTCTCCGGCAAACGTTATGGCGAAGTGCTTCTGGTGACCCGCGGCGAAGCGGGTCCGCAAGCGACCGTCTTCAACAGCTTCCCCCTCAACGACTGCCCGGCCGACTTGTGGTCCGCCCTCGACGCGCAGGCGATCGCCTCCGAGAACGGTGTGGCCGCAGCCCTGCTCAACGGTCCCCGGTACTGGCTGATGAACGCCATCGAAAAAGAACAGCAAGGCCCCCAGATCACCAAGACGTTCGGTGGCATCGAGATGATCCAGCAGGCCACGGTCCTGCTGTCCTCGATGAACCCGGCGCCCTACAGCCCGAGCAAGGTGAGCCGCAACACCGTCTTCGTCTTCAACGCCGGCGAAGAGATCTACGAGCTCATCGACGACCACGGGCGAAGCTGGGTCATGCAGACCTACAGCCAGGTCGCCGACCCGAACCTGTCGCGGGCGGACCTGCCCGGCCTCGCAGAACGGCTCAAGCTGCCGCCGGGCTGGTCCTACCGGGCGCGGCGACTCACCGACGAGTTACGGATCGACACGCGGACGCGCGCGGCCCAGGTTCTGCAGGACAACCTGACCAACAGCTACTCGCTCGAAGCGGCCTGATCCAAGGCGGGCCTACAGGTACTGGCCCAGGTTCGACTCGGTGTCGATCGCCCGCGACGCGCTGGACGACTTGCCGGTGACCAGCGTGCGGATGTAGACGATCCGCTCGCCCTTCTTGCCCGAGATCCGCGCCCAGTCGTCGGGGTTCGTGGTGTTGGGCAGGTCCTCGTTCTCGGCGAACTCGTCGACGATCGAGTCGAGCAGGTGCTGTATGCGCAGACCGGGCTGACCGGTCTCCAGCACCGACTTGATGGCGTTCTTCTTCGCCCGATCGACGACGTTCTGGATCATCGCCCCGGAGTTGAAGTCCTTGAAGTACATGACTTCTTTGTCACCGTTGGCGTAGGTGACCTCCAGGA
Proteins encoded in this region:
- a CDS encoding helix-turn-helix transcriptional regulator, with product MTPVSTRLIRLLNMVPYFQANPRITRAEAAADLGVSVKQLEEDLNQLWLCGLPGYYPGDLIDFEFSGDTIKVTFSAGIDRPLKLTSPEATGLLVALRALADIPGVVDPQAARSAIAKIEAAAGAVGREATASAAAADEPAPAESPAAAAVRAAVQHQRALSIDYYSASRDALTSRVVDPIRVLLIGGHSYLEAWSRESDGVRLFRFDRIVDARELGEPAAPPAVALTAPPDTSLFDGDPALPSAKLLVAPSASWMFEYYPMREVRELPDGSCEAVMTYASADWMTRLVLGFGSAVRVLEPESLAERVREAAAAAVAAYQA
- a CDS encoding helix-turn-helix transcriptional regulator, with product MATSKVERLVNLVIALLSTRGYITAEKIRSTVAGYADSPSAEAFSRMFERDKNELRDLGIPLEVGRASASDPAEGYRINRDAYALPPVELTPDEAAAVAVATQLWESPELITATQGALLKLRAAGVDVDPSEIGAPVAIASPAGVPGLRGSEDVLGILLAAIDSRQAVQFPHRPSRAEPYSTRTVEPWGVVTQKGRWYLVGHDRDRDDIRVFRLSRIGPEVTPIGPPGAVTVPADADLPGIVAQKVSELPAGGQARVWVADGRATALRRAARTVTARQLGGRAGEVIELDVTSTDQLARDIAGCGADAVVLEPQSLRDDVLTRLRAQAGVGLADEVRS
- the pafA gene encoding Pup--protein ligase, with amino-acid sequence MQRRIMGIETEFGVTCTFHGHRRLSPDEVARYLFRRVVSWGRSSNVFLRNGARLYLDVGSHPEYATAECDSLVQLVTHDRAGEWVLEDLLVDAEQRLADEGIGGDIYLFKNNTDSAGNSYGCHENYLIVRAGEFSRISDVLLPFLVTRQLICGAGKVLQTPKAATFCLSQRAEHIWEGVSSATTRSRPIINTRDEPHADAEKYRRLHVIVGDSNMCETTTMLKVGTASLVLEMIEAGVPFRDFSLDNPIRAIREVSHDVTGRRPVRLAGGRQASALDIQREYYSRAVEHLQTREPNAQIEQVVDLWGRQLDAVESQDFAKVDTEIDWVIKRKLFQRYQDRYNMELSDPKIAQLDLAYHDIKRGRGVFDLLQRKGLASRVTTDEEITEAVDHPPQTTRARLRGEFISAAQAAGRDFTVDWVHLKLNDQAQRTVLCKDPFRAVDERVKRLIASM
- the prcA gene encoding proteasome subunit alpha, whose protein sequence is MSFPYFISPEQAMRERSELARKGIARGRSVVALAYAGGVLFVAENPSRSLQKISELYDRVGFAAAGKFNEFDNLRRGGIQFADTRGYAYDRRDVTGRQLAYVYAQTLGSIFTEQAKPYEVELCVAEVAHYGETRPPELYRVLYDGSIADEPHFVVMGGTTEPIATALKESYAENADLREAVQIAVKALRAGGAETSNGDQPSPDVASLEVAILDANRPRRAFRRITRAQLENLLEEHGSNGAESNGEATESHGESAD
- the prcB gene encoding proteasome subunit beta, encoding MTWPFSDRLSNHSALPPSPAVDLSSFADFLRRQAPELLPASFGGTQAAQSVSAGGQLPHGTTIVALKYPGGVVLAGDRRSTQGNMIAGRDVKKVYITDDYTATGIAGTAAIAVEFARLYAVELEHYEKLEGVPLTFAGKVNRLAIMVRGNLAAAMQGLVALPLLAGYDIHAPNPESAGRIVSFDAAGGWNLEEEGYQSVGSGSIFAKSSMKKLYSQVVDADSAVRVAVEALYDAADDDSATGGPDLVRGIYPTAVTIGAEGAADVPESRIAELAREVIQSRSRADTFGPDGGEK
- a CDS encoding ubiquitin-like protein Pup — protein: MAQEQTKRGGGGDGEDDLGASTAAGQERREKLAEDTDDLLDEIDDVLEENAEDFVRAYVQKGGQ
- the dop gene encoding pup deamidase/depupylase, with translation MQRIIGTEVEYGISSPSDPTANPILTSTQAVLAYAAAAGIQRAKRTRWDYEVESPLRDARGFDLSRSAGPPPVVDADEVGAANMILTNGARLYVDHAHPEYSAPECTDPLDAVIWDKAGERVMEAAARHVASVPGAAKLQLYKNNVDGKGASYGSHENYLMSRQTPFSAIIAGLTPFLVSRQVVTGSGRVGIGPSGDEPGFQLSQRSDYIEVEVGLETTLKRGIINTRDEPHADADRYRRLHVIIGDANLAETSTYLKLGTTALVLDLIEEGPAHGIDLSDLVLARPVHAVHAISRDPSLRVAVALADGRELTGLALQRLYLDRVAKLVDSRDPDPRAADVVETWAHVLDQLERDPMECAELLDWPAKLRLLEGFRQRENLNWSAPRLHLVDLQYSDVRLDKGLYNRLVARGSMKRLVSEHQVIEAVDKPPTDTRAYFRGECLRRFGADIAAASWDSVIFDLGGDSLVRIPTLEPLRGSKAHVGALLDSVDSAAELVEQLTS